The segment GAACGAAGAGAACGAGAAGAAGCTGTAGATGCGTATTCCTTAAATATTGATTTTGAGAAAGGACTCTCAACTAAAAGCACCATTTTTTATGGTTTGGAGTATGTGTATAACAATGTGATGTCTAATGGGTCAAAAACCAATATCATATCTAATGAAACTTCAAACACAGTGTCACGATATCCAAATGGTTCTAATTGGCAGTCAATTGCAGCATATACGAGTATTAAATATAAACCAAACCCGAAATTTGTATTTCAATCTGGACTGCGTTACAATCATGTTTTAGCCAATGCCGATTTTAATGAAAACAACCAGTTCTTAAATTTACCTATTAATAGCTCAAAAATAAATGCGGGCGCTTTAACAGGTACAGCAGGTATTAGTTGGATGCCTTCTCATATGATTCAATGGAAATTAAATGCTTCAACTGCATTTAGAGCCCCAAATATTGATGATATAGGAAAAGTGTTTGATTCTGAACCCGGATCGGTCGTGGTTCCCAATGAGAACTTGAAACCTGAGTATGCCTATGGAGGTGAATTAGGACTCAGGCTCAACTTTGATGATGTGTTAATTTTAGATATGTCTGCCTATTATACGTTTTTAGATAACGCTTTAATACGAAGTGATTTTAGCTTAAATGGAGAAACTCAAATCGAATATGACGGAGAGTTAAGTAATGTGCAAGCCATCCAAAATGCATCGAAAGAATGGATTTACGGATTTGAAACAGGGGTCCGTATCAATATTTCAAAGCAATTTAACCTGACGACACAGTATAATGTTTTAGGCGGCACCGAAGAAGATAATGGTATAGAAGTTCCGGTACGTCATTTAGCTCCAAATTTTGGAAATACGCACTTTGTATGGCAAAATGATAAATTCAAAATTGATGCTTTTGCAGAGTATAATAGCGAACTTTCATTTAATCAACTAGCACCTTCCGAAATAGCTAAAGATTATATCTATGCTTTAGATGCTAATGGTAACCCTTACTCACCATCATGGTATACGCTTAATTTAAGAACACAATATCAATTAACGGAAGATGCAACTATCATTGCCGCTCTTGAGAATATTACAGATCAGCGCTATCAAACCTATTCATCTGGAATAGCTGCTGCTGGCAGAAATTTAATCGTATCACTAAGATATAGTCTTTAAAAAATAAAAAAGGTTTCAATATTAAACTGAAACCTTTTTAATGACTTAAGCAATCAATTATTTTAATTTCTTTTAACTGCCTTTTTGGTTAGTATTTGTCCATTAGACAAGGTTACTTTAGCAATATATGCAGCCTGACTTAAGCGCGATAAATTATAAATCTCTTGGTTGTTATTTCCTTTAAGTTTGTAGATGGTTCTACCAACAACATCAATGATTTCAACTTGCTTAATTACGGCACTTTGTCCTGCGGAAAATTTAACATCACCATCACCTAGTTCTAAAATAATTAGATCGTTAGGAGTCATTTCATTTTCAGTAAGTGATAATGTTTCTGGTTGGAAAAGAATTTCAAAACGTGTATTGACCTCACCAGGATCTGAAGTAAAGGAGTAATCAGAGCTACTTAAATCGTGCACGATACCTAATATGTTATCTCTTAAATAAACTGTATTTGAAGTCATAAATTCACCCTCAACGCTTGCTAGAGAAATGGTATATAACGTTGGGTCATCAATAGCAGTATAAAACCCTAACGGAATGATTTCGTCAATGGATAGATCAGATGGAGCTTTCCCTTGGATAGCATATTTCTTATTCGTTGAATTATCGAGTAATGAGTAAAGTAATGCATTTGCATCAGCAGATAAATTTTTATAAGCATCATAGTACATGCCATCATCATCATTGGTTGCCCCATCAACGTAACCAATTAAAATTTGATTAAAGATGCCATTATCTGATGTAAGATTTAGACGTACATTATTGAGTTGAGAATCTTGAGATGTTCTAAAAAACTGAGAATTATTTCCGTTAACTCTCATGCTGTTATTGAAAACAATATCTGTAGTTCTTATTGTTCCAGAAACAACCGTAGAGCTTACAGCATTTGTCATGGACACAAAAAATCCTTGTCCTGATGGAATAAAACGATCTGGAACAACACCATCACCTCCAGCGGTTTGACCAGTTCCGTTGATTATTGCATAATCACTCTGGGTATAATTTAGGGCTTCATTTCCATTTGTGTTTCCATCTGCAGGCGTATTATGTGACCAAAAGAAGATTGCTCCACTTGTAGCGCCAACAGTTTGATCAATACTCGCATTTGCCGCAAGAAATGCATCTGCATCAATAGCAGATGGGTATGGATTTCCGATAAAATTCCAATTGTTATCATTGGTCTCGGCATCATTTCGATAAATGGGTACATTGATCACACCATTATTGAATGGTCCTTGGAAGATGTATATGTATCTCGCTGGTGCGAAGAAGATAGCTGGATCATGAGTTGATGCATAACCAACTCCTGCCTCCATTACAGTAGCATCACCTACAGGTGTCCAGTCATCACCGTTGTCATCAATATCATCTTGGCCTGCTACCGCAGTATTATCATTATTAGTTTCTTGGGTTGCATCCAGAAAGTTTTGTGCATTAAAACTGAAACGTCTTGTGTCTAATGCATCTTGAAGACCATCTCCGATAATTTCTCCTACTACAGGAGAACCCCAATATGTATATTCTTTATCTGAGTTTAAAAACCCAGTTTCTTTTTCCACTGATATTCTGGTCTTGTCGGTTAATACAGTGCCTTCAACAATTCCTGAATCATTTATTTGAACAAAAGAACCATAAGGGTTAATTACAATGTTTCCATTAACGGTAACATTATTAATTACAGAAACAAAGTCATTAGCGTGTATGGTTAATATTGCACCTGCATTAACTATCAGCTGACAGGCTTCAAAACTAATTTCACCATTAATAATTTGGTCCGTATCATAGGGCCCATCAATCACTGCCACTCGACTTGAACTAGGTGGTAAAGACCAATTAAATCCATCCCAAACGGCAAATTCTACTACTAATCTAACAGCATTTGAAGCTGTGAAACAGCTTGCCGTATTCTCTCTAACTTCACAATAATATTGATATCCGTTTAAGTTAACGGCATCTAAAAGATTTAAGGAAGTAGAAGTCGCTCCAGAATAGGTTGAACCATTAGTAACTGGAGTCCAACCAGAATCACCAGGAGCATTAAAATACCATTGATAAGCTAAGGGATTTCCACCAGCAAATCCTTCTGAAGCAGCAATACTAATAGAAACCGTTGTATCACAACTTATGGCTGGTAAATTCGGTTGTGTATTTATAATAGGTGGTGTTCCGGTTGAAAAGTCATATGTCCCAATATTAGAATAATCATTATCCGCACAAGCAGTCCAATCAACGTATGACCAATCTGCGATATTAAATGTCGTATTAGGCAAGCTTCCTGCGCTGTTATTGCGGGTAAAAGCAACACCTTCAGAACCTATATTTAAGGGATCAGCCCATGTATTAGACAAATATTCTCCCCATGAATCTATATGATTTGCTCCCTCGTACAAGCGAATATGATCATCGCCATTAACAACAAAATTAATACCACCAAAACCTATTTGGTCAGCTAAAGATCCATCAGCACCTGAAATTCCTGTACAATTTGAACCTGTATTAACCGCAAAAACAAAAGTATTGGACGTGGCTAGATTTACATTACTTAGGTTTACGGAACCACCGTTTTCGGTCACATTACCGTTATTAAAGAATTGAATACTATAACTCGCTAGATTGATAGTAGCTCCTGTCCCATTATAAATTTCGATATATGTCAAACCTCCTGTATTGGAGTCGGTTACTTCTGAAATAAATAAGTCGGTTGGAGTAGTGCCACTAGACCCTTCACACCCAGAGATCTGGGATTCAACTACTGTAAAAGATGTTGTTCCTGGGCAACCAAGATCATCTAATATCTCTAAATTTCCTGTACTTGCTCCTGCTGGTACAATCACTTCCATTACAGTAGCTGAAATGTTAGTTACGGTTGCGACTAAACCATTGAAGGATGCCGTTGCAGTTGAAAGATTTGCGCCAGTTACGGTAACAACTGTTCCTGCTGGACCTGAACTTGGTTCTGCAATAATCGCAGTTGCAACGCAAAGACCATTACCAGTTACTGTAAATGTATATGGATCTTCATCACTATCATTACTTCTGATTTCGATAACAGCGGTACGTGGACCAATTGTAGTAGGACTAAATCCTATATCGAAGAGGCTAAAATCTAAAGCTGCTATGGGTGACGTAGGTAAAGCAGATATTGAGAAATCACCAATATCACCACTTATTACTGATACGCTAGATATTGTTAAATTAGTTGTTCCACCAAAATTTTCGATTCTAAATGTATTGGTGCTATTTCCACCAACGCTTACATCTCCAAAATCTGTTCCATCAAAAATATTAGGAACTGTATCTCCATCTGAAATATCAGGGAAATTGGTAGTAGTACCTTCGACATTAATTTCTGGACCTATTGGTGTACATGGAGAAATCAATGCGTTTACACCTGGGGAACCGCCATTAATTACTTCTTGCCAGTTGGCACTAGTCACTGCATTATCAAGTGAAGTATCTATAATATGTAGTGATTCAATATTTCCACCATCAGCAGAATCATATGTTACATTATCAATAATTGTACTCCCGTCTGAAGCTACAAGTGATATAGTGTCTGATGTATTATTAAGAGTTCCAGTTCCTGCACCATTGGTGTAGTCTGGTGTAAAAGGACAATCGGGATTAAAATTAGGATTGCCGATATCCTCTCCTAAAGCAATAGTAATGCAATCACCATCGGCTAGGACTATACCACTATTCGGAAATGTAAATTCTGTGGTTCCACCAACTTCAATAGTGCAACCGTTTAAAGCTTGTGGACTACCAGAAACATTACAAATCTCAATCCACTCATCATCTGTACCAATTGAATTGTACATGATTTCGGTAATCACCACATCAGCAAGTGGAGGAGCATCAACAATTAGTATTTGAGAATCATTACTCCAGTATGGACCTAAAGTTCCTCCATAGGTAAATGCACAACCATTGAGGCCATGACGACTTGCATAATAATAAGTCCCAGGTGCTAATCCAGAGCCTATATCCGCTATATGTACATCATTGGCGCCAATATCAAAACTATATGTTGCAGGTAACCAAGTCCAACCTGCACTGGTGCTTGGGTCATTGTTTGTAGTACTATAACCAATCCATGCCTGGATGCCAGTGGCTTCGCCCGGAAGATTTGTTACACCAGGTTCTACAGCTTGTGTACTCACAACAAATGGATCACCTTGTGTTATGGTCTCTGGAGAGGTTGTTGGTAAATATATATTTTCAAAATCTACAGCGTCTGTACAAGACAAATTCACTGACCCATTAACAGTAATATCATTACCTGTGCCTTCAAAACCACCTGTACCACCAGTTGCTTCTGCCCAACCATATATTCTATAAGTTACAGCAGAGGTGTTGCCTGTTTGTCCTACTGTAAAGGTGAATGATTGTACAGATGTGTCATCTGCAATAACTTTTTCTGTGTCAATATCAGTAATGTAACCATCTAGAGAGCTTCTAAGTAAAATACCTCTTGGACCTGTTGCAGAGCGTTCGAAGTTAACAACTATATCAGTAACATTAAATTGATATGATACGTTAGGAGTAATTGTAAATTCCATGTAATTATTACCTGCTATGGCAGTGGCAATGTTCGTATCCGCCCAATTAGTTGCATTAAATCTATTTGCGTTAATTGCAGCGTTTAGACCAGCACCTCTTGTTATAGTTGAGTTACTTAGATTTGGATTATTGAAATTTGACGCAGCAGACACTTCATTTCCTGCCAAACCATTAAAATCAAAAGTGATGATTTGCCCAGAACTAGACAAAACGGAGCATAGCAATGCTATTAAGATAAGGGAGTAATTCTTTTTCATAGGGATGAATTAATTTTTTATGCCTCTAAGCTAGCATGCAAATTTAATCAAAAATACTTATTAATGAGCTTGTTAAGCCTCCTGTTTTATTAAGAAAATGTTATATTTTTGTCCAATGCATCCACGAAAAACATTTACAATCGATGAAGCGCAAAAACGTCTTGAACGCTATTGCGCTTATCAGGAACGTTGCCATAAAGAGGTGACTCAAAAATTATATGAGATGCATATGATTCCTGAAGCACAAGATCAAATTATCGTCTACTTATTGCAACACAATTTTTTAAATGAAGAACGTTTTTCAAAAGCATTTGTAAGGGGGAAATTTAGAATTAAAAAATGGGGAAAACAACGCTTGCAATTAGAATTAAAACGAAAAAATATTAATAAAACACTTATATCTATTGCCTTAAAGGAAATTGATGATGAAGCATATTACAATACATTTGAGTTGCTAGCTAAAAAAAAATTAGATGGTATGCGTGAGACAAATCTTCAAAAAAAACGAAAAAAACTCGCTGATTATTTATTGTATCGTGGCTGGGAAAGTCACCTTGTCTATGATAAAATAAGAGAACTAATTCCATAAAAAAAAGCCCTAAAATATATATTTAGGGCTTTTTTACTATGTGTTTTTAGTTTACTATAAATTAAAAGTAGCACCAATGTTTATGGCAAATTGATTGTGTATATAGTACCCAATATCAAATTTGTCATTACTGTATTTTGCTAAAGGAAATGTACCTTCAGTAAAGATACCAAAGCCATCCGAAAAGAAATAACGCGCTCCTAAATGACCTCCAAAGTTTTTTAAGCTCAAGCTTAAACCAGGATAAAAATCAAAGTTTTCATCAATATTCAAGACATTTCCTAAGTTAGCGTTAAACCTTGCTTTAATATCAAATCGATCACCAAAATCAGCATCTAAACGGTCATCTATCCCCAAGGCGTACGAGGATGAAATACCTACTGAAATATTTTCACCTAATCCATAATCATACGTTACGGTGATTCCTGTAGCTTCGTCTTGTAAGTTCGCTCCAACTTGAAATTTTTGGTCACCTTTTCCTTTATAAGCCTGTGCATTTAATAAAGATACAGAGACTAAAGCGATAAGTATTAATAGTTTTTTCATCATTAATTGTTCTAAAATTTGAGATGGCAAATATATTACAACTTTTTAATTCAAAACACTTTTTAGCTAAATCTCTTATGAGTTCTTCTAATAGCTTGTTCGTTTTTCCAATCTATCCATTGTTGACCTTTTATTCTTCTCATGGCGTTATCAAAATGTCTCATGATTAAAACATTATAAATTGCTCTTCCTAAGTTCTTTGGGCGTCTTGCAATGGCACGAAGGCTCATTGAGAATCCAGGAGTAAGGTATTTCATATAATGCCAATATCCTTCGGGCATATAAAGCACTTCACCATGGCTTAGCTCACATTGCCAGCCTCTGGCGTCTTTTAATGCAGGCCATTTATGGAAGTCTGGATTTGAGAAATCTATATCTTCTCTAGTGATAAGAGAGTGTGGAATTTTATAAAGATGATCATTCTGATTTTGGTCAAACAAAATGCACCTTTTTTTTCCTTCGAAATGAAAATGAAAGATATTGGCCAAATCAATATCATAGTGCATAAAGGTATGTGAATCTGTTCCTCCAAAAAACAACATTGGCAGGCTCTTCATAAGTTTTAATCCAAAATCAGGATATGAATAATCGTTTTGTAGTTGCGGAATTTCCTTTAGAATATTCCATAAGAAAATGCGATATTTTGTTGGTTCATTTTTCAGTAAATCGACATATTCACTCATTTTCATTTTTGCATGTGGCTCATTGAATCCATCGTTATAATCTACAGGTCTATCATCATACAGTGGTACAGTTTTCTCTCCTGCCACATCTTTCATATAATCTAAACTCCATTTTTTATACGCCGGCCAGTCCTCAATAAAACCCTCTATAACCACTGGCTTTTGGGGTCTAAAGTAGTTCGCAATAAACTCCTCTTTGGAGATGTTTATTTCACGAGGAATATCATGTAAATTCAAAGAAGACATCTAAAAAAATTAAAGTTAAAGTTATGAAAACGCAAGGAATAGCAAATAATTATTGGTTGTATTTTTAGTTGAAACATATTATTAAGGCATGGTAAAAACGTTGGTTGACACTCATGTTGTTTTATTATTCAGATTTAATCGTCTTTATTGATCTTGTATTTATTTAAATTGGCTAAAATTAATACATACGGAATTCCAATAATTATCGCTGTCCAAAAGGCATATATCTCAATTTTGGGATTGTCAATTGACTTAGCCAATCCATATCCAAGCAACATAATTATTGCCATACCGAACATGCCATTTCTAAACACTGTAGCTATACCTTCAATATCATATTTTTCTTGCTCTTCTTTTGACATGGTATTATAGCCAGCAATGAGGTAGTACATTTTGGCATATTTGATAAGTATACCGAGAATGATAAAGATAATAGAGACTGTAATTAGCATCATATTTAATAGTAATTAACTATTCGATCAATTCATTGGTCTTTCATAAAACGTTCAAAAAGCGCATAAAATTTTTCTGGTTCTTCTAAGTACGGATTATGGGCACTTTGTTCAAACATTTCAAATTGTGCTTGAGGCATAAATCGCTTATATTGCACTGCAAATTCTGGTGTGGAGACACCATCGTAGCGACCAGCGATTACGAGAGTTTTAGCTTTTACATCTTTTAATTGTTGTCTGTAATCTTGATTGATCATACTTCCTGACACATCAAAATCACCGTCTGGCCCAATAATGGCTGTATAAACATCTCCTGCCATACCTCTAAATTGTGTCTTCGGAACTTTAGATTTTAGTTTGGTATTGTGATAATAGATGTATTTTGTTGGGAAGTTACCATATACCGTTTTAAGAGGCTCTTGACTGGATAGATACCCCAAAGAGCGCAACGAATCTACGGCCTTCCATTTTTCAGGAAAATGGGTTTTGGCATAATGATTATAACTGTCACAATTGGCTTGCCACATCGCTCCTGAGTGAAATCCGTTAATCAAGACCATCTTGTCGACGTTGTCTTTATATGTAATCGCATAAGCCTGTGCCGGAACAGTTCCGTAGGAGTGCCCAACAAGAGATATTTTATCAAAATTTAAAATTAATCTTAGTTTTTCAATCAGTTCGACATCATTCTTTACGCTGTACTCTGAATTGTCTTTAGCGTTATCACTTTTGCCGCGACCTAACCAATCGAAAAAGACAACAGTGTTGGTCTTGTGATAGTGGCCAAAAGCACCTTGCATGTAGTCATGTGAATTTCCTGGGCCTCCAGGCAGAAAGAAAATAGGATCACCTTCTCCGAGTATTTCTACATTGATTTGGTACCCATCAATGGTATAAAATTTAGATTCGAATTTTTCAAAAATCTCCGGATCCGTTTGCGCGAAAATAATAGTGCTTGATGTCAGTATGAGGATGAGTAAGACTTTAAAAATCGATGTCATAATTATGGTTTTGTGTAAAGATAATTAGAATGAGACAAACAAAAAAAATCCGCTATTGAGCGGATTTTTAATATGAATCTTATTCTTCTTCAGTTTTCGTGGGAAGTGATTTTGGGTCCTCTGGTTCTTGTCTAGACTTGCCTTTAAGGTACTCTGGTAAATCCATTCCAGCCATATTAAACATATCTTGTAATGGTGGTACTGATTTATACATACCCGATAGGAAATTAGCAGTAGATGATTTGCCATCCTCACCATTTCCACCATTTTCCCAAACGGTTACTTTATCAATTTTAATATTCTTTATTGCTTCTGCTTGAGTTTTGACCAGTTCTGGTAATTTATCTGCAATTAACAATAAAACGGCATCTCTACTGCTGTTACCAGCTGCTTTGACGATTTCCTGTAAACCAGCGGCTTGTTTTGTTAAAACTTCAAATTGACCTTGCGCTTCTGCTTGAGCTTTAAATAGTATCGCATCGGCTTCACCTTTTGCTCGTCTTCTAATGCGTTCGGCTTCGGCTTCGGCATCTATCTCAACTTTGCGTTTATCAATTTCCGCAGGGATAATAATATCAGCCATTTGAGAGGAGCGTTCGCGTTCGGCTCTAGCTATCTCTGCATCTTTCTCAGCTGCATAGGATTCTTCTAAAGCTTTTGCGCCCTGTACTTTTTCCGAAGCAATTGCCACACGTTCAGCTTCTGCTTCACGTTGACGACGCAGTGAATCTGAATTGGCTACTGCAATTTTTGCTGTGTTCTCACCCTCAACAGCTTGTGCATTGGCAGCTGCAACTTGTGTTCTTTCATCCTGAACTGCGTTAGCTTCTCCAATAGAACCATCTCTGGTTTTCTCTGCAACCGATTTACGAGCAGCATTGATAGCGTGAGCCGCAGCCTCTTTACCAAGTGCTTCGATATAGCCAGACTCATCAACGATATCTGTAATGTTTACGTTAATTAATTTAAGACCTACTTTCTTTAATTCAGTTTCTACACTCTGTGAGATATTGGTTAAGAATTTATCACGGTCATTATTAATTTCTTCAATATCCATTGAAGCCACAACTAAACGTAGTTGGCCAAAAATAATTTCTTGTGCTAGTTCTTGAATTTCATTTTGCCCTAGACCTAATAAACGTTCTGCTGCGTTTTGCATGATACCTGGCTCTGTGGAAATACCAATGGTAAAACGTGATGGTACATTAACACGAATGTTTTGTTTAGACAATGCATTCACGAGATTAACTTCAATGGAAATTGGGGTTAAATCTAAGAACTCATAATCTT is part of the Formosa sp. Hel1_31_208 genome and harbors:
- a CDS encoding lamin tail domain-containing protein; this translates as MKKNYSLILIALLCSVLSSSGQIITFDFNGLAGNEVSAASNFNNPNLSNSTITRGAGLNAAINANRFNATNWADTNIATAIAGNNYMEFTITPNVSYQFNVTDIVVNFERSATGPRGILLRSSLDGYITDIDTEKVIADDTSVQSFTFTVGQTGNTSAVTYRIYGWAEATGGTGGFEGTGNDITVNGSVNLSCTDAVDFENIYLPTTSPETITQGDPFVVSTQAVEPGVTNLPGEATGIQAWIGYSTTNNDPSTSAGWTWLPATYSFDIGANDVHIADIGSGLAPGTYYYASRHGLNGCAFTYGGTLGPYWSNDSQILIVDAPPLADVVITEIMYNSIGTDDEWIEICNVSGSPQALNGCTIEVGGTTEFTFPNSGIVLADGDCITIALGEDIGNPNFNPDCPFTPDYTNGAGTGTLNNTSDTISLVASDGSTIIDNVTYDSADGGNIESLHIIDTSLDNAVTSANWQEVINGGSPGVNALISPCTPIGPEINVEGTTTNFPDISDGDTVPNIFDGTDFGDVSVGGNSTNTFRIENFGGTTNLTISSVSVISGDIGDFSISALPTSPIAALDFSLFDIGFSPTTIGPRTAVIEIRSNDSDEDPYTFTVTGNGLCVATAIIAEPSSGPAGTVVTVTGANLSTATASFNGLVATVTNISATVMEVIVPAGASTGNLEILDDLGCPGTTSFTVVESQISGCEGSSGTTPTDLFISEVTDSNTGGLTYIEIYNGTGATINLASYSIQFFNNGNVTENGGSVNLSNVNLATSNTFVFAVNTGSNCTGISGADGSLADQIGFGGINFVVNGDDHIRLYEGANHIDSWGEYLSNTWADPLNIGSEGVAFTRNNSAGSLPNTTFNIADWSYVDWTACADNDYSNIGTYDFSTGTPPIINTQPNLPAISCDTTVSISIAASEGFAGGNPLAYQWYFNAPGDSGWTPVTNGSTYSGATSTSLNLLDAVNLNGYQYYCEVRENTASCFTASNAVRLVVEFAVWDGFNWSLPPSSSRVAVIDGPYDTDQIINGEISFEACQLIVNAGAILTIHANDFVSVINNVTVNGNIVINPYGSFVQINDSGIVEGTVLTDKTRISVEKETGFLNSDKEYTYWGSPVVGEIIGDGLQDALDTRRFSFNAQNFLDATQETNNDNTAVAGQDDIDDNGDDWTPVGDATVMEAGVGYASTHDPAIFFAPARYIYIFQGPFNNGVINVPIYRNDAETNDNNWNFIGNPYPSAIDADAFLAANASIDQTVGATSGAIFFWSHNTPADGNTNGNEALNYTQSDYAIINGTGQTAGGDGVVPDRFIPSGQGFFVSMTNAVSSTVVSGTIRTTDIVFNNSMRVNGNNSQFFRTSQDSQLNNVRLNLTSDNGIFNQILIGYVDGATNDDDGMYYDAYKNLSADANALLYSLLDNSTNKKYAIQGKAPSDLSIDEIIPLGFYTAIDDPTLYTISLASVEGEFMTSNTVYLRDNILGIVHDLSSSDYSFTSDPGEVNTRFEILFQPETLSLTENEMTPNDLIILELGDGDVKFSAGQSAVIKQVEIIDVVGRTIYKLKGNNNQEIYNLSRLSQAAYIAKVTLSNGQILTKKAVKRN
- a CDS encoding regulatory protein RecX, which codes for MHPRKTFTIDEAQKRLERYCAYQERCHKEVTQKLYEMHMIPEAQDQIIVYLLQHNFLNEERFSKAFVRGKFRIKKWGKQRLQLELKRKNINKTLISIALKEIDDEAYYNTFELLAKKKLDGMRETNLQKKRKKLADYLLYRGWESHLVYDKIRELIP
- a CDS encoding DUF6646 family protein translates to MKKLLILIALVSVSLLNAQAYKGKGDQKFQVGANLQDEATGITVTYDYGLGENISVGISSSYALGIDDRLDADFGDRFDIKARFNANLGNVLNIDENFDFYPGLSLSLKNFGGHLGARYFFSDGFGIFTEGTFPLAKYSNDKFDIGYYIHNQFAINIGATFNL
- a CDS encoding cupin-like domain-containing protein — its product is MSSLNLHDIPREINISKEEFIANYFRPQKPVVIEGFIEDWPAYKKWSLDYMKDVAGEKTVPLYDDRPVDYNDGFNEPHAKMKMSEYVDLLKNEPTKYRIFLWNILKEIPQLQNDYSYPDFGLKLMKSLPMLFFGGTDSHTFMHYDIDLANIFHFHFEGKKRCILFDQNQNDHLYKIPHSLITREDIDFSNPDFHKWPALKDARGWQCELSHGEVLYMPEGYWHYMKYLTPGFSMSLRAIARRPKNLGRAIYNVLIMRHFDNAMRRIKGQQWIDWKNEQAIRRTHKRFS
- a CDS encoding DUF3784 domain-containing protein; this translates as MMLITVSIIFIILGILIKYAKMYYLIAGYNTMSKEEQEKYDIEGIATVFRNGMFGMAIIMLLGYGLAKSIDNPKIEIYAFWTAIIIGIPYVLILANLNKYKINKDD
- a CDS encoding alpha/beta fold hydrolase; amino-acid sequence: MTSIFKVLLILILTSSTIIFAQTDPEIFEKFESKFYTIDGYQINVEILGEGDPIFFLPGGPGNSHDYMQGAFGHYHKTNTVVFFDWLGRGKSDNAKDNSEYSVKNDVELIEKLRLILNFDKISLVGHSYGTVPAQAYAITYKDNVDKMVLINGFHSGAMWQANCDSYNHYAKTHFPEKWKAVDSLRSLGYLSSQEPLKTVYGNFPTKYIYYHNTKLKSKVPKTQFRGMAGDVYTAIIGPDGDFDVSGSMINQDYRQQLKDVKAKTLVIAGRYDGVSTPEFAVQYKRFMPQAQFEMFEQSAHNPYLEEPEKFYALFERFMKDQ
- a CDS encoding flotillin family protein, with product MKLLSIQESFNLEGFGGPMLLIFVALFIVLTLIILIKRYKRCPSDRILVVYGKVGGGQSAKCIHGGAAFIIPVIQDYEFLDLTPISIEVNLVNALSKQNIRVNVPSRFTIGISTEPGIMQNAAERLLGLGQNEIQELAQEIIFGQLRLVVASMDIEEINNDRDKFLTNISQSVETELKKVGLKLINVNITDIVDESGYIEALGKEAAAHAINAARKSVAEKTRDGSIGEANAVQDERTQVAAANAQAVEGENTAKIAVANSDSLRRQREAEAERVAIASEKVQGAKALEESYAAEKDAEIARAERERSSQMADIIIPAEIDKRKVEIDAEAEAERIRRRAKGEADAILFKAQAEAQGQFEVLTKQAAGLQEIVKAAGNSSRDAVLLLIADKLPELVKTQAEAIKNIKIDKVTVWENGGNGEDGKSSTANFLSGMYKSVPPLQDMFNMAGMDLPEYLKGKSRQEPEDPKSLPTKTEEE